The sequence AATTGTTGCAAACAAATTCATATCTTTTACTTTTCCTTCAACGCTTTTAATAGTAATGATATCTCCTTGTTTAATATTCTTGCTCACTTGACTAAATGAAAGTATGTTTGGGAGCGCATCTTTTAGACTTAATATTGCTGAAATAAAGAGTATTAAAATAACGATGATACTTAGGATATTAAGCAACAAAGAAGTAATTCCTATATAATTTAGTGCGATAATGGCAAAGACAAAATAAATGCTATACGAAACAATGCCGCTAATGAGTTTTTGCATGGATGTTCCAAGACCCATTTTGGTTTTCATGGTCTTATCAACGTGAAATTCTCGAAGTACTCGTTCAACAAGTTTTCCTAGTATTCGTCCAATAATAAGTCCCACAAAGAAGATAATGATAGCTACAATAATCTTGTTAATCAAGGGATTTGATTGCAAGAGTGATGTCGCACTTAGGTTTTGTAAAGTATTATTCATGTTCTATCAAATAAGCAATGTATTCCTTTTTGTATTTAAAACCATGTTTTTTGGCAAGTTTATCAAGTGCTTTATCTGTTCTTGACCCGTATTGAGCTGCTTTTTTTGGTCGTCGAGCCATCTCTGGTGGTAGGCCGAGTAGTTCTGCTGCATCGCGCAGAATTGCTTTACTTTCTGTTGTGGAGAGTTTAAACTCGTCAGGAATACTCATGGCAACGCGCACGAGTGCTTCATCTAAGAATGGTGCCCAGACGCTAACGCCGAAGCGGTTTGCTATGGCAAATTCTCGTCTCATATCTCTATCGAACATACCAATAAGGCCATTCCAACATTCTTCATGTCTATTCTCTGCTTGTTTATGTCGAAGATATCCTGCGAAGAGTTCTTCACTTCCAAGGCCGCCGAAGATATCAGTAACGTCATGATCAATAAGTGTTGTTATCGCGGCAACTTCCACACTTCCCACGCCGACATTAACAGCATCAGAAATATCTTTACCAAGAATAGTTGTTGTTTTTGTGAATAATTCTTCCATTGCAAAGAAATCACGCACGTCTTCAGCATAGTCAAAAAGAAGTTGTCGTCCGATTTTTCTTGCTTCTACAATATCGTCTGGTAATTTTTGTTCTTCGTTGTCTTGAAAACCAACAGTAACTGCAATAAACGGGATGTTATGTTTTTTAAGCACAAAGCCGATGAGTGTTGAGTCAACTCCACCGCTAAAAAGTAACCCTATGTTTCCCCTTGCTTGTTTTGCATGCGAGAGGATTGTTTCTTCAATAGCTGTTGCAAGTAGGTGTGCGTGTTCTTCTTGTGTTCTTTGGACTAATTCTATTTCTGTTTGGAGTTTTTTAAACTTTTTTTCCCATAATTGTTTTGTTTGAGGTAATTTCATTCTTCTTTACCTTCCTGATTGATAACGTGATAGGTGATAAGGTAGCTTTCTGCATGGTCACGCACATTCGTAAATTTTTGTATGTATAAGAGAACATCATCAATAGAATATTGTGCTTCTAATTTTTCGTGATAATCGATATGTTCATAATGAGGCGTATCAAACGATTTATAATTTTGTAATTTGTTAAAGATATATTGTTTGTTAAGTGCAAAATCGTTCTCAGTAATTTTAATGAGGTATTGTTGTGTAATAAGTTTAGTGATTTCTTGATTAACATCTAAATTACTACCAATCTCATGGACTAAATCAATAGTGTTAAACTGTTTTTTATTATAGGCAAATTGGAGGATACGTAATTCTTTTTTATCAAGTTTCTCAAGTTCAGGCAAATACTTGTTTGTAAATTCATCTTTATTAGTGATGATTGCGCCATTTGTTCTGTTAACAAGTATATTAAATTGTTCCTCGCCATCCGTACACGAGAGTATAAATACAGGAACTAAGACAAGTTGTACTTCTAAAACAGGTTGTTCGCTCATGAGCATGACATCTTTCACGCTTAGTGTTGGTTTAATGAGTGGTAGTATTTCTTGTTCTTCAAACGCTGTTATTTTATCAATAATATTTTCATCGTTTTCTGTTTCTTGTTGTACTCCATTAACTTGATGCGAGGTATTTGAAGTATTATTTTGCATTTCTACTTGTTGATTAGTTGTTCCTTGATTACTGTTTGTTCCGCTGTTAAGAATGTCAATAGCATGTCCCCCATGACGGGTTTTTCGTGGGCGCACGCGAACAAAAAGTGGCACGTCAGTAAGACCGGTAACTAATGCTGTTCCAATAGAGAGGTTTTGTATTTCTTTTTCTGTTGTGTTAGTAATACCTTCAACGCTGTTGCTAATTGCTTTAAGATCATTAGGGTTAGTTACTTTCATAATAATTTGTGTACTG comes from Candidatus Woesearchaeota archaeon and encodes:
- a CDS encoding mechanosensitive ion channel family protein, with the translated sequence MNNTLQNLSATSLLQSNPLINKIIVAIIIFFVGLIIGRILGKLVERVLREFHVDKTMKTKMGLGTSMQKLISGIVSYSIYFVFAIIALNYIGITSLLLNILSIIVILILFISAILSLKDALPNILSFSQVSKNIKQGDIITIKSVEGKVKDMNLFATIVVTKNGDEIRIPNVLFLKETHIKRAKKK
- a CDS encoding asparagine synthase C-terminal domain-containing protein, with translation MKLPQTKQLWEKKFKKLQTEIELVQRTQEEHAHLLATAIEETILSHAKQARGNIGLLFSGGVDSTLIGFVLKKHNIPFIAVTVGFQDNEEQKLPDDIVEARKIGRQLLFDYAEDVRDFFAMEELFTKTTTILGKDISDAVNVGVGSVEVAAITTLIDHDVTDIFGGLGSEELFAGYLRHKQAENRHEECWNGLIGMFDRDMRREFAIANRFGVSVWAPFLDEALVRVAMSIPDEFKLSTTESKAILRDAAELLGLPPEMARRPKKAAQYGSRTDKALDKLAKKHGFKYKKEYIAYLIEHE